AGGCTCACCATGGACCATTTTATGCTATTGTGTACAAGGCCAAGGAAGCAAAACTTTTGATAAGGCTAAAGAACTTTGCTTTACCCAACCTGTAGTGGCCCACGAACTTCTACAAAAGATTACGGATACAACTATTGCCTACTTAAAAGCGAAGGTGAAAGCAGGTGTAAATGCGGTTCAAGTATTCGATTCTTGGGGCGGAATGCTTTCCCCAACGGATTACAATGAATTTTCATGGCAGTACATTCAGCAAATTATTGATGCCTTAAAAGATGAAACTCCCGTTATCGCTTTTGGTAAAGGGTGTTGGTTCGCTCTTGGCGATATGGCAAAATCGGGTGCTGCCGCCCTAGGTATAGATTGGACGTGTTCTGCGCGTAATGCACGCTACCTAACCGGCGGGAAAATTACGTTGCAAGGTAACTTTGACCCCGTTAGATTGCTATCCCCTCCATCAGAAATAAAGAAGATGGTGACCCAAATGATTAATGAATTTGGAAAAGATAGCTATGTCGTAAATCTTGGTCACGGCATATTACCAAACGTACCTGTTGAAAATGCCAAGGCATTTATAGACGCGGTTAAAGAATGGAAACCCGTTAGCTAAATCAAAATGGACATGGAAAACGAAAACAGCGCCATTGCCCGTTTCGAAAGCTTTTCCATAGAACCAATACATGAAAAATATGCCTGGCGTATTTGTGATTTCGTAACTATAAATTCCGGACGTTTACAAAGATATTTTCCAATAACACTAGCTGCAAATCTTACGCCCAGCCTTTCCCAAATTTTTGTTGAACAGAAAGTCCATGAATATCAGAAGAACGAGGAATTTTTGTTCGTTCTAAAAGACAATGAAAACCGCACAATTATAGGTCTTGTTTATATTAAAGAACTGAACTGGGAGAAAAAACAAGCAGAACTGGCGTATTGCATAGGATACCAAT
This genomic interval from Zobellia roscoffensis contains the following:
- the hemE gene encoding uroporphyrinogen decarboxylase, encoding MPLKNDLFLRALKGETVDRPPVWMMRQAGRYLPEFMEIRKKYDFFTRCQTPELASEITVQPIRRYGMDAAILFSDILVIPQAMNIEVQMKPNFGPYLPNPIRSQKDLDSVIVPDVNDALGYVMDAIKATKEKLNDEVPLIGFAGSPWTILCYCVQGQGSKTFDKAKELCFTQPVVAHELLQKITDTTIAYLKAKVKAGVNAVQVFDSWGGMLSPTDYNEFSWQYIQQIIDALKDETPVIAFGKGCWFALGDMAKSGAAALGIDWTCSARNARYLTGGKITLQGNFDPVRLLSPPSEIKKMVTQMINEFGKDSYVVNLGHGILPNVPVENAKAFIDAVKEWKPVS
- a CDS encoding GNAT family N-acetyltransferase, producing MENENSAIARFESFSIEPIHEKYAWRICDFVTINSGRLQRYFPITLAANLTPSLSQIFVEQKVHEYQKNEEFLFVLKDNENRTIIGLVYIKELNWEKKQAELAYCIGYQFEGKGITSLAVDTLSKYATNDLGLKTLQIIVHKTNNGSIRVAEKCGYTWQKVLLKEHTPPSESPLDMELYELHV